In bacterium, one genomic interval encodes:
- a CDS encoding prepilin-type N-terminal cleavage/methylation domain-containing protein has translation MNNKGFTLIESIIVVIIISLICALVLPNSG, from the coding sequence ATGAATAACAAAGGATTTACCTTAATAGAATCAATTATCGTCGTTATTATCATCAGTTTAATTTGTGCCTTAGTTTTGCCAAACAGCGG